The window TGTCTATAAGAAGTTCCGTACTTATATGGACGTTAAGCCTAATAAGAAACGTGCTTCTGTTGCTTACTTCTGTATGGAGTTTGGTCTTAACCAGGCTTTGAAAATTTATTCTGGTGGTCTTGGTATCTTGGCAGGCGACTACATTAAGGAAGCTTCTGACTCTAACGTAGACTTCTGTGCTGTAGGTTTCCTCTATCGCTTTGGCTACTTCACACAGAGTCTTTCTATGGACGGTCAGCAGATTGCGAAGTACGATGCACAGAATTTCAACTCTCTTCCTATTGAGCGTGAGCTTGATGAGAACGGTAATCAGGTTGTCGTCGACGTACCTTACCGTAACTATCAGGTACATGCACTCGTATGGCGTGTGAATGTTGGTCGTATTAAGCTTTACTTGCTCGATACAGACAACGATATGAACTCTGAGTTCGACCGTCCTATCACTCACTCTCTCTATGGTGGTGACTGGGAGAACCGTTTGAAGCAAGAGATTCTGCTCGGTATCGGTGGTATTCTTACTTTGAAGAAATTGGGTATCAAGAAGGATATCTATCACTGCAATGAAGGTCATGCGGCACTTTGCAACCTCCAGCGTCTTTGCGACTACATTGAGAGTGGTTTGACATTCAATCAGGCTATGGAGCTTGTACGTGCTTCATCACTCTATACCGTTCATACTCCAGTTCCTGCAGGTCACGACTACTTCGATGAGGAACTCTTCGGTAAGTATATGGGTGATTATCCAGCAAAGCTCGGTATCTCTTGGGATGAGTTCATCGGTATGGGTCGTACCAATCCTGATGATCACAGCGAGCGTTTCTGTATGAGTACCTTCGCTTGTAACACCTGTCAGGAGGTCAATGGTGTGTCAAAGCTTCACGGTTGGGTAAGTCAGAAGATGTTTGCTCCATTGTGGAAGGGTTACTTCCCAGAGGAGAATGCTGTAGGTTATGTAACCAATGGTGTACACCTCCCAACATGGACTGCAACAGAGTGGCGTAAGGTTTACGACAAGTACTTTGATGAAAGCTTTATGAGTGACCAGAGTAACGAGTCTATCTGGCACGCAATCTATAATGTTCCAGATTCAGAAATCTGGGAAACACGTATGGCATTGAAGCAGAAACTTATCAAGTATATCCGTGATAAGTTCACTAAGCAGTGGCTCCGTAACCAGGGTGACCCAGCTAAGGTTGTTTCTATCCTTGAGCGTATCAACCCTAACGCATTGATGATTGGTTTCTGCCGTCGCTTTGCAACTTATAAGCGTGCACACTTGCTCTTCACTGACCTTGAGCGTTTGGAGAAGATTGTAAACAACCCAGAGCGTCCAGTTCTGTTCTTCTTCTCAGGTAAGGCACACCCAGCTGATGGTGCAGGACAAGGACTTATCAAGCGTATCTTTGAGATTTCACGTATGCCACAGTTCCTCGGTAAGATTATCTTCCTTGAGGATTACGATATGCAGTTGGCTCGTCGTCTCGTTTCTGGTGTTGATATCTGGATGAATACACCAACTCGTCCACTCGAGGCAAGTGGTACATCTGGTGAGAAGGCAGAGATGAACGGTGTTGTTAACCTCTCAGTACTTGATGGCTGGTGGGTTGAAGGCTACCGCGAGGGAGCTGGTTGGGCATTGCCAGAGAAGCGTACCTATCAGAATCAGGGCTATCAAGACCAACTTGATGCAGCTACTATCTATGGTCTGCTTGAGAATGAGATTGCTCCTCTCTACTTCAATAAGAATCAAGATGGCTATTCTGAGGAT is drawn from Prevotella melaninogenica and contains these coding sequences:
- the glgP gene encoding alpha-glucan family phosphorylase; this encodes MSYEIKSDYSNEPQWKEVTVKSTLPKELACLDELAHNMWWAWNYEARNMFKALDEELYEEVGHNPVQLLERLSYDRKEAIVKDKKLMKQVGDVYKKFRTYMDVKPNKKRASVAYFCMEFGLNQALKIYSGGLGILAGDYIKEASDSNVDFCAVGFLYRFGYFTQSLSMDGQQIAKYDAQNFNSLPIERELDENGNQVVVDVPYRNYQVHALVWRVNVGRIKLYLLDTDNDMNSEFDRPITHSLYGGDWENRLKQEILLGIGGILTLKKLGIKKDIYHCNEGHAALCNLQRLCDYIESGLTFNQAMELVRASSLYTVHTPVPAGHDYFDEELFGKYMGDYPAKLGISWDEFIGMGRTNPDDHSERFCMSTFACNTCQEVNGVSKLHGWVSQKMFAPLWKGYFPEENAVGYVTNGVHLPTWTATEWRKVYDKYFDESFMSDQSNESIWHAIYNVPDSEIWETRMALKQKLIKYIRDKFTKQWLRNQGDPAKVVSILERINPNALMIGFCRRFATYKRAHLLFTDLERLEKIVNNPERPVLFFFSGKAHPADGAGQGLIKRIFEISRMPQFLGKIIFLEDYDMQLARRLVSGVDIWMNTPTRPLEASGTSGEKAEMNGVVNLSVLDGWWVEGYREGAGWALPEKRTYQNQGYQDQLDAATIYGLLENEIAPLYFNKNQDGYSEDWVKVVKNSIATIAPHYTMKRQLDDYYDKFYESQAKRSHKLEADDNKLAKEIALWKESVAERWDSIYVVSKNEDALQDIATGHKLKVTYVIDEQGLNDAVGLELVFLKNAPVDDVNIHKVIPFKMVKTEGNHYTFEATFDATEAGAYKYAVRMYPKNDLLPHRQDFAYVKWIG